The Neoasaia chiangmaiensis sequence CCATCAGCACCACGCCATTGACGATCTCGCCCCGCCCATCCCGCGTGACCGCGCCGAGCCGCGTGCGTGGCGCAAGGGAAACAACGCCCAGATCGCGCAATCGCACAACCTGCCCGTTGACGCCCATCCTGACCGGAATCGCCCCAAAATCCGCCAGGCTTTGCACGCGCGCCCGCCCGACCACGATATTCTGCTCATCCTGCTGCCTGATCCAGCCGCCGCCAGCAGACGCATTATTTTCGTCGACTGCCTGATCGACAGCACTGACGGAGACATCGAATGCACGCATCCGTGCCGGGTCGAGCGTGACCTGATAGGTTTCCTCGGCCCCACCATTGACATTGACCGCCACGACACCCGGCACGAGACGCAGTTGCGGCGCGACGGTCCATGTCATGATGCGGTTGAGCGCCATGTCGTCGTAACCGCCGCCGACAATCTGGATCTGCATGATCTCGCCCATGCCGGTCGCCAGCGGCCCCATCGCGATCGAGAGATTGGGGATCGCGATCGCATCGCGCGCCTGCGTCAACCGCTGGGCGACACGCTCACGGTCGAGCAGAATATCGGTGCTGTCGTCGAACTGAATATAGACGACGGAAACCCCGGTTCGGGAAACCGAACGAAGGTCCACGATGCCGGGAATGCCTGTCATCGCCGTCTCAAGCGGGAAACTGAGTTGTTTCTCCACTTCTTCTGTTGCCAGACCGGGGGCCGTGACCGAAACGAAAACCTGTTTCGGCGAAATGTCGGGGACAGGTTCGACCGGCAAACCCGAAATCAGAAACAGCGATCCAATTGAAAAAGCGACGACTGCAAGGAAGATCGGAATTCGGCGACGCTGCACACCATGCCAGAAACCGGACATGTCAATCGGCATGCATGTCCGCCATCAACGCCATGGATTTAAGCGCGAAGCTGCCCACAGTCACAATCGGGTCGCCCGGATGCACGTCACCTTGGACGAGAACATCCGTGTCATCGCCAAGGCCGGTCTGCACGACATGCGGCTGGAACCTGTCCGACGCAATGCGAACATAGACGATGCTCTGCCCACCGACACGCTGCACCGCTGCGCGCGGCACGACGACACCAGACGCCTCCGATGTCGTCTGGAGCGTCGCGTCGAGCATCTCCCCCGGCCGCAAATTTCCTGTCGCATGATCGACAATCGCCACGACCCGCACAAGACCCGTAGCGGGATCAGCCTCGCCATCAATCGTCGCAATCGACACGATCAGCGGCTTGGCATCCTCATGTCCGGCGGGCCGCACGACGACACGCCCGCCGATCGCCAGCATGCCGGCGTCCTGTGGGAGCACCTGCGCCACGACCCAGACGCTGGAGAGATCGACCACGCTCAGCAGCGGATCGCCCGGCTTGATGTCATTGGCGACAGCCGTGTGGATCGATTGCACGACGCCATCCACGGGCGAGATCAGACTGGACACCTCGTCCCGGTCGATCCTTTCCGTAACGGAATTGAATTCTTCCTGAAATCGATGCTCGATCGTCCCGACATCCGCTTGCCGGGCGATGATCGTCTGCCTTGCTTCTTCCGCTACGGCACGCCGCCGCTGCACTTCACCGGTCGGGACGGACGTGCCGTCCAGCAGGCGACCGCGTCGATAGGCGATCTCTGCCTCCAGACTGGACGCCTTCGCGGCCGCAAGTGCGGCTTGCGCCTGAGCGTATTGAAGCTGGACCACATGCAACGCGTGATCGACATAATCCAGCAGGTGTTGGCCGGTATGAACATGCTCGCCGGGCGTCACCAGGACCTGCAACACCTTGCCCTCGCCCGCCGGGCGCAACGTGATCGACCGGCTCATATTGGCCGAGACGGTCCCCATGGCCGATATGGTGCCATGCAACGTTTTTTCCCGAGCAGGAACGATCCGTATGTCTTCATTATCCTGCGCCTTCGCTGACATCGTCAGCGGTGCGAGGGAAATCCCGGATTGTGCGAAGGAGCTGCGTACCGGAAGGAAGGCGGTAGTCGAAACGAACGCTGCCCATAAAATTCCGGCATGCCACGGATTTATGTAAGGGACTCGATATGACGGCATTATCAACTGACGTCGAGGGAACCCTGCCACCCTATCTCCAACGGCAAGTCAGAAAGAACGATGCCTACAGGATACCGCCCGAGATTGGCAAGGTGACACCGGTCATATAGCTGGAATCCTCGCCCATCAGGAACGAAACCACCCCCGGTATTTCGGAAATGTCACCAAGGCGGCGCATCGGCACGCTGCCGATCATCGCCTTGCTCACTTCCTCAGGGTCGGAGGAGAAGTACTGGGTTCCTGCCTTCGCCTGAAGCTCGACCTGCCGGTCCCACATAAAGCCCGGTCCCATCAAGGCGGGTGCAATGCCGTTCACACGGATATTGTGCGGCGCAAGATCCTTGGAGGCCGTCTGCGTCAGGCCCACGATACCGAACTTGGCGGCGGCATAGGCCCCCATGTTCGGCGGCCCCTGCAAGCCGGCCATGCTGGCCGTGTTGACGATACGCCCGAAACCATGGGCGACCATGCGTGCAGACACGGCGCGAAGCACATGAAAGGCGCCAATCAGATCGATCTGGATGACCTTGGCGAAATCCTCCGGCGAATAATCCTGAATCGGCGTGAAAGCGCCCTGGTAGCCGGCATTGTTGAACAACAACGCCACCGGTCCCAGCAATTCCTCTGCCCGCGCAACCGCGGCGTCGACACTGGCGAAGTCGGTGACGTCACATGTGGCGGTTTCCACTCTGGTGCCGAACGTCGCGACAGCGTCCTTCGCCTCGGCCAGTTTATCGGCGGCGATATCCAGCAGGACGATATCCGCACCGTCTTCGGCAAGGCGCCTGGCCGTCGCCAGACCGATATTGCCTGCCGCGCCCGTCACAAGGGCAACACGACCACTAAAACGCTTTTCGCCGCTCATTTCGGCTCCAGTCCACGGGGTTAACGATTAAGGACGCGTCCGGCCACGGCATCGAGCTTCGCCAGAAGCGCGGGATCGCGCGCGGCGGGAGCAGTGATAAGCGCGTGGTCGAGCGCACGGTCACAACCAGCGGGACATGGCGCGCGGCGCTGTCCCAGGGCCGGGATCACTGCCCGCACCAACGCACGAGCACGCTCGCTGTTGCGTTGCATGACCTGAACAACCGCATCGACCGTCACGCTGTCATGCTCGTCATGCCAGCAGTCGAAATCCGTCACCATGGCGACGCTGGCGTAGTCGATTTCCGCTTCACGCGCGAGTTTGGCCTCCGGCATGTTGGTCATCCCGATCACCGAGCAACCCCACTGACGATAGAGTTCACTCTCGGCGCGGGTGGAGAATTGCGGTCCTTCCATGACCAGATACGTCCCGCCCTTGCGGATGGAGATGTTCAGCAAATTCGCCTGCCGCATGACCTCGTCGCCGATTCGGGGACAGACCGGATCGGCCATCGCCACATGCGCCACGCAACCACGTGTGAAGAACGTCTTGTTGCGGGCGAAGGAACGGTCGATGAACTGGTCCACCAGGACGAAGCTGCCAGGCGGCAGGTCGTCGCGCAGCGAACCGACGGCCGAAAGCGACAGGATGTCAGTCACGCCCGAGCGTTTGAGCGCATCGATATTGGCACGGAAATTCAGTTCCGACGGGGGAATGGGATGCCCGCGACCGTGTCTCGGCAGGAAGACGCAGCGAACGCCATCCAGACGCCCGAACAACAAGGCATCGGACGGCTCGCCCCACGGAGTCTCGACGTGCCGCCATTCCTTGTCCTGCAAACCATCGATATCGTAGAGGCCCGAGCCACCGATGATCCCGATGACCGGTTCGATCGTGTTCTCTTCCGCCATGTCTGCTCTCCGCTTATCGCATTGGGTGATTGACGACATGGAGGAACATGAGACGGCGCAATCCGCAAGCATTCGTTCATGGCGGGCCCATCCGGAACCCCATTCGCCAATGCCGACACAAAGGATGCAGACGGGCAATAGCCTCCCGATCACGATTCTGCTATGGCACGCTCGGTTCTGTCGGCCCGGTGCCGACTGACAGCCTATCGGAGCCTGCCATGAGCGAGACGGTCGAACCCGTCACCTTCGCCGACCTGCAACGGGCCGACGTTCCCCACGACGCCCTCAAACGCGCCGCAACAGCGTGGTTCGAGAGCCTGCGCGATCGAATCTGCGCATCCTACGAGGCGATCGAAGACGATGCCGCGGAACTTGGTTCACCGGTCCTCAGGGATCGCATCGCGCCCGGCCGTTTCGAGCGCACGGCCTGGACGCGGGACGAGGCAAACGGATCGCTGCATGGCGGCGGCGTGATGTCCGTCATGCGTGGCCGGGTGTTCGAGAAGGTGGGCGTCAACGTGTCCACCGTCTGGGGTAGGTTCTCACCCGAATTTCGCGGCAGCATCCCGGGCACGGAGAACGACCCGCGCTTCTTCGCGACCGGTATCTCCCTCGTCGCGCATCCCTGCAATCCGCATGTCTGCGCCGCGCATTTCAACACGCGCCTTATCATCACCAGTCAGGGATGGTTCGGCGGCGGTGGCGACATCACGCCGATGTTCCCCGACAGCGATGCAGCCCGGGAAGACGCCAGACTGTTTCACGCCGCTTTCGAAAGCGCATGCGAACGGCACGACCCGGACTACTACCCGCGCTTCAAGGATTGGTGCGACCGCTATTTCTACCTGCCGCATCGGCAGGAACCGCGCGGATTGGGCGGCATTTTCTTCGACCGCCACGACACGGGTAACGCGGAAGACGATTTCGCCTTCACGCGCGACGTCGGCGATGCCTTCGCCGAAGCCTATCCCGCCGCCGTCCGGGCCCGCATGATGCAGCCCTGGACCGAAGCCGACCGCGACGCCCAGCTGATCCGTCGTGGCCGATACGTGGAATTCAATCTCATCCACGATCGCGGCACGATCTTCGGCCTGAAGACCGGCGGCAATACCGAAGCGATTCTGATGAGCATGCCGCCGGAGGTGAAATGGCCGTAAGAACCGACGGTCACTGTTTCGCCGCAAATCGCTGGCGTATTCGCGCATCCATTCCTTCAGCGATGCCGAAAAACCCAGTGTGCGTGATTTGACAATGAGCAACGATAAAAAGCGGTCATACGCGCGTCGCCGCTTTCTCGGCGGCATGGTCGGCCTCGGACTGACTGCCACGATGCGGCCCGCCCATGCATGGGACGCAACCGAGAACCAGACAGCGGTCGACGATCCGCAACTTATTCTCGGAGGCGGCCCGGACAGCCTGCCCGGCCAGATTGCGCCGCTTCTGTCCCACGCGCTCGAACGTGGTCTCAACCTCGATATGCCTTTGCGGACACGCACCGATGTCGGGCGCGACGGCGTCACGGCGGCGAACCTGTTCGATACCGGCATGGCGGCGGACGGCGCCACCGCACTGGTCGCACCCGGCGCGGCGCTGGTGGCTTCCCTTTCCGGTGACCCACGCGTGCATTTCGACTACAGCCGCTGGGTCCCGATCATGATGGCGCAACGCCCGGTCGTGACACTCGCCCGCGCTGAACTGCATCGAAGCCTCAAGGAACGTCTCGAAGGCTGGCTGCACGATCACCCTGTTCGTCTGGCCGTATCCCAACCGACCGGCGTCGAACTGGCGAGCCTGCTCGGCCTTTCCCTTCTCGGCCTGCACCCGGTGCCGGTCGAAGGGCTGGCCTCACAGGACGCGGCCCTGCGCGCATTGCAAAACGGCACGGTGGATGCCGTGCAGCTGACATCCAATCCTGCGGGCGAAAGCATCGAGAAGATCATCGCGCAGGCGCCGTCTGGAACACTGCCGATGTTCCATATCGGAAATGAGGAACTTTCCTTACCGAGTTTCGGGCAATCGTTCGAAGAGGCACGACGTCGGCAACCGGGCGGCCCTCTGTATGACGCATGGCAATCCGTCGCCCTGGCAGCGTCAACCGGCCTGACGGTCGCCTTGCCGATGCTCACGCCGGCACCACTGGTCGCCCGCTGGCGCCATGCGGCCACCCTGGCGGCGGAAACGCCGGAACTGCGGAACTGGAGCCGCGGCAATCAGGTGTCGCTGGTCTCCGGCGCCGAATCGGCTCCACTGCTCTCGGCACTGACCCCCGACCTGACGGCCCTGCTCGCGCTTCGACGCTGGATCAACAACAACACGCCACGCTGGCGCCTCGGCCAGGAAACACGTCCGACCTAACGCGAACGCCGGCGCAGCAGGATGCGCACGGCGCCCTTGTTGCGGGCATGCGTATGCACGACAGCCAGCACAAGGGGACGCAGGTCGCCCCGCGCCAGCCAGTGCGGCAATTCGCGCCGGATCACCCCGCCATCGCGACCGCTTCCCAATCCGGTCACGACCTCGACGCAACGCAATCCTTGCGCGCTGCTCCTAAGAAGGAAGGTATGCAGCCGCTCGAAAGCATCCTGCGCGAAATGGCCGTGCAGATCGAGACGTCGCTGCGGAGACATGCGGCCAGTCGAGAGTGCCCGCCAGCTCGTGTCGTCCAGCCCCGGCTGCCGCGCACCGATTTCGATCGTCGGATGCGCCGCAGGCCGCGTGGCCGCCACCACGCGGGCTGGAATCACCTTGATGGTCAGTGGCGGCAAAGACGGTGATGCCTCGGATGATGGCACCACTGCCGTCGACGCTTCAGGCTTCTTCGCCGCTCGCCGAGCGCGCCGCGATTTCAGCGGCTGGATGTCACGGGCAAAGGTCGCCCATAGCGCCGCTTCTTCCTTTTCGAGTTCCCGGCGCGCCACGTTTCATCCCCCCTGAACTTCGCCCCTAACGGAGCGAAGCCGTAACGTCCAGAGGGAAAGCCCAATCAGTTGGCCGATGAGCGCAGCGGCGGCTCGGCAGGAACATCACGCAGCGGCAGGCCCTGGAACTTGCCGGTCAGCGTCTTCAGGAACGCCGTGATATCCTCGACATCCTGCGTGGAAACATCCGCGTCCGGCGTCTGGTAACGCGCCATCAACCGCACCGCATCCGGCAGGGTCTTAACGTTGCCATCGTGGAAATAGGGGCCGGTCAGTTCGATGTTACGCAGATTGGGCACCTTGAAGCGTCGCGCATCGGAGAGGGCATGCGTGAATGCCTCGCGCCCCTCATCGGCCGCCGTCAGCGGCGTGTGGCGGTCGTTAAAATACGGGCCTTCCAGACCCATTACCTCATAGGCATCGCCGCCCATGGAAACACCGCTATGGCAACCTGAGCACCCGATTGCCTTGAAACGCTCATACCCGCGCAGTTCCTGCGCCGTCAGCGCCTTCGCATCGCCCTTGAGATACAGGTCGAAACGGCTGTCGGGCGTAATCAGCGTCTTTTCATACTCGGCAATCGCATTCGTCACGTTTTCTTCGTTAACGGCATCCGACCCATAGATCGTCTGGAACGACGACGCATATTCAGGCACTGCCGCCACCGTCGCGGCCACCGCATTCCAGTCATGCGACCCCATTTCGACCGGGTTTGTCACCGGACCGGCAGCCTGCGCGGCGAGATCCTTGGCACGACCGTTCCAGAACTGGGCGATATTGAACACCGAATCATAGACCGTCGGCGTGTTGATCGGACCCTTCTGGCCGTTGATACCCGTCGCCGTCACGAGGTTATCCACGCCACCCGTATTCAACCCATGGCAGCTGGCACAGTTGAGCTGACCATTGCCGGAAAGGCGCTTGTCGAAGAAAAGCTCACGCCCGAGCGCCGCCTTATCCCAGTTGACCGGCACGCTTTCAGGAATCGGCTGGATCGGTTCGGCGGCGAACTGCGCCGCGACACCCGGTGTCGCATAATAGCGGCGGCGCTGGTCGCGGACCCAGTTCAGGATATCATCGCGTTGCTTCTCGTTCAGATGAGCATGCGGATGCATGAGCAGATAGGCAGCAGGCGGCATGCGGTTCTGCGAAATCACCTCCTCGATCCGCGAGAGCTGCTCCACCGACGGCGGCTTGCCTTGCTGGAAGGCGGCGATGACCGGCTCGACCCGGAAATGGCGCAGCCCTTCCTGTAGATCATGTCCCATGATCTGGTTGGCCAGCGGCAGCTTGAAATAGAACGGCAGGTCGGTGCCCTTGGCATGGCAGTAGTCACACCGCACTTCCGTCAACGCCGACCACGCCGCCATCGATACGGCATCGTGCCGCGTCGCGCTGTCTGCCGGCAGTTGCGGCGCGCCTGCATGGTCGAAATGGGTGAGATAGGCGAGCGTTCCGCCATAAGCCACGGCGCCAAGCGCCACGAGACCCAAAACTGATTTCTTCACTGCGGACGCGTTCAAACCGATCTTCTCCCCTTTAGCTCACGAACCCGTTACTTTTGCCGGGGATAAGACCGTTATGTCAAAACGCTCCTGTCGATCATCCTGATCGGTCGGACCGATCAATGAGCTGACGCAGGCGCTGCCGTGCCGTCGCAACATATCCGGTGTCGCAATCGATCCCCATGCCCGACAGGCCCATCTCCTCGGCGGCCAGCAGCGTTGTCCCCGTCCCCATGAAAGGGTCGAGAACCGCAGCGCCCGGCCTCGCGCCATGCAGCGTCAGACACGCCGTCGGCAACGCGACGGGAAATGTGCCGGGATGGGAGAATTTCTGCTGTTTCGTCCGAACCGTCTCATAGGGAATGAACCACGTATCGCCCCGACAGCGCCGATCGACGGCATGGTTTCGCCGCGCGATATTGCTTTTGTCCGTGAACGGCACGCCCGCGGCCAGACGCTGGAGAGGCACGTCCCCGTTCAGCGTGAGATGAAAGACGTGTTCGTGATTGCGATTGACGTAGCGTGCCGAATTCACCGGCTTGAAATGCCCATGCGTCACGTCGGCGATCGCAACCGATTTGATCCAGGTAATATGGTTCTGGAGGACAAAGATCGCGCGCAGCCGCACCATCAGTTCGAACGGCAACCAGGGTGCGGATGATGAACCGGCGATATTGAGGAAGAACGATCCGCGCGGCTTCATGATCCGTGCCACCTGCCGTCCGATATCGGTCATCCAGTCAAGATAGGCCGCCTCGCTCAGCGTGTCCCGATAGGTCTGGTACGCCAGTCCGATGTTGTAGGGCGGCGACGTCACGACGACGTCCACGCTGTCAGCTGGCAGCCGCCGCAGGACGTTCATCGCATCGCCCCGGATCAGGGTATG is a genomic window containing:
- a CDS encoding Smr/MutS family protein, with product MARRELEKEEAALWATFARDIQPLKSRRARRAAKKPEASTAVVPSSEASPSLPPLTIKVIPARVVAATRPAAHPTIEIGARQPGLDDTSWRALSTGRMSPQRRLDLHGHFAQDAFERLHTFLLRSSAQGLRCVEVVTGLGSGRDGGVIRRELPHWLARGDLRPLVLAVVHTHARNKGAVRILLRRRSR
- a CDS encoding DNA-methyltransferase, with amino-acid sequence MTSREAVPKPRSRRETIGRHTLIRGDAMNVLRRLPADSVDVVVTSPPYNIGLAYQTYRDTLSEAAYLDWMTDIGRQVARIMKPRGSFFLNIAGSSSAPWLPFELMVRLRAIFVLQNHITWIKSVAIADVTHGHFKPVNSARYVNRNHEHVFHLTLNGDVPLQRLAAGVPFTDKSNIARRNHAVDRRCRGDTWFIPYETVRTKQQKFSHPGTFPVALPTACLTLHGARPGAAVLDPFMGTGTTLLAAEEMGLSGMGIDCDTGYVATARQRLRQLIDRSDRSG
- the hemF gene encoding oxygen-dependent coproporphyrinogen oxidase, which encodes MSETVEPVTFADLQRADVPHDALKRAATAWFESLRDRICASYEAIEDDAAELGSPVLRDRIAPGRFERTAWTRDEANGSLHGGGVMSVMRGRVFEKVGVNVSTVWGRFSPEFRGSIPGTENDPRFFATGISLVAHPCNPHVCAAHFNTRLIITSQGWFGGGGDITPMFPDSDAAREDARLFHAAFESACERHDPDYYPRFKDWCDRYFYLPHRQEPRGLGGIFFDRHDTGNAEDDFAFTRDVGDAFAEAYPAAVRARMMQPWTEADRDAQLIRRGRYVEFNLIHDRGTIFGLKTGGNTEAILMSMPPEVKWP
- a CDS encoding efflux RND transporter periplasmic adaptor subunit; translated protein: MPSYRVPYINPWHAGILWAAFVSTTAFLPVRSSFAQSGISLAPLTMSAKAQDNEDIRIVPAREKTLHGTISAMGTVSANMSRSITLRPAGEGKVLQVLVTPGEHVHTGQHLLDYVDHALHVVQLQYAQAQAALAAAKASSLEAEIAYRRGRLLDGTSVPTGEVQRRRAVAEEARQTIIARQADVGTIEHRFQEEFNSVTERIDRDEVSSLISPVDGVVQSIHTAVANDIKPGDPLLSVVDLSSVWVVAQVLPQDAGMLAIGGRVVVRPAGHEDAKPLIVSIATIDGEADPATGLVRVVAIVDHATGNLRPGEMLDATLQTTSEASGVVVPRAAVQRVGGQSIVYVRIASDRFQPHVVQTGLGDDTDVLVQGDVHPGDPIVTVGSFALKSMALMADMHAD
- a CDS encoding S-methyl-5'-thioadenosine phosphorylase, translated to MAEENTIEPVIGIIGGSGLYDIDGLQDKEWRHVETPWGEPSDALLFGRLDGVRCVFLPRHGRGHPIPPSELNFRANIDALKRSGVTDILSLSAVGSLRDDLPPGSFVLVDQFIDRSFARNKTFFTRGCVAHVAMADPVCPRIGDEVMRQANLLNISIRKGGTYLVMEGPQFSTRAESELYRQWGCSVIGMTNMPEAKLAREAEIDYASVAMVTDFDCWHDEHDSVTVDAVVQVMQRNSERARALVRAVIPALGQRRAPCPAGCDRALDHALITAPAARDPALLAKLDAVAGRVLNR
- a CDS encoding cytochrome-c peroxidase, which translates into the protein MKKSVLGLVALGAVAYGGTLAYLTHFDHAGAPQLPADSATRHDAVSMAAWSALTEVRCDYCHAKGTDLPFYFKLPLANQIMGHDLQEGLRHFRVEPVIAAFQQGKPPSVEQLSRIEEVISQNRMPPAAYLLMHPHAHLNEKQRDDILNWVRDQRRRYYATPGVAAQFAAEPIQPIPESVPVNWDKAALGRELFFDKRLSGNGQLNCASCHGLNTGGVDNLVTATGINGQKGPINTPTVYDSVFNIAQFWNGRAKDLAAQAAGPVTNPVEMGSHDWNAVAATVAAVPEYASSFQTIYGSDAVNEENVTNAIAEYEKTLITPDSRFDLYLKGDAKALTAQELRGYERFKAIGCSGCHSGVSMGGDAYEVMGLEGPYFNDRHTPLTAADEGREAFTHALSDARRFKVPNLRNIELTGPYFHDGNVKTLPDAVRLMARYQTPDADVSTQDVEDITAFLKTLTGKFQGLPLRDVPAEPPLRSSAN
- a CDS encoding SDR family NAD(P)-dependent oxidoreductase, with protein sequence MSGEKRFSGRVALVTGAAGNIGLATARRLAEDGADIVLLDIAADKLAEAKDAVATFGTRVETATCDVTDFASVDAAVARAEELLGPVALLFNNAGYQGAFTPIQDYSPEDFAKVIQIDLIGAFHVLRAVSARMVAHGFGRIVNTASMAGLQGPPNMGAYAAAKFGIVGLTQTASKDLAPHNIRVNGIAPALMGPGFMWDRQVELQAKAGTQYFSSDPEEVSKAMIGSVPMRRLGDISEIPGVVSFLMGEDSSYMTGVTLPISGGIL